The following are encoded together in the Populus trichocarpa isolate Nisqually-1 chromosome 5, P.trichocarpa_v4.1, whole genome shotgun sequence genome:
- the LOC7476419 gene encoding LOB domain-containing protein 37, with amino-acid sequence MSCNGCRVLRKGCSENCILRPCLQWIESPEAQGHATVFVAKFFGRAGLMSFISSVPEDQRPSLFQSLLFEACGRTVNPVNGAVGLLWTGNWHVCQAAVETVLRGGTLRPMPDLLTGGGSPSSSPPSDEASEFEVACTDIWKLQDPNPNPIHHSRFSNSRSRVSSKRKGTEEPMVVNMRHDDLDLLLTPSTSQKGFAEICRPGTPSMNSEESVTTNATCFDSAGFGDQYGNGGGETKLLNLFL; translated from the exons ATGAGTTGCAACGGATGTAGAGTTCTTCGAAAGGGATGCAGTGAGAACTGTATTTTACGTCCGTGTTTACAATGGATTGAAAGCCCTGAAGCACAAGGCCATGCTACTGTTTTCGTTGCCAAGTTTTTTGGCCGTGCTGGTCTTATGTCCTTCATTTCTTCTGTCCCTGAAGACCAACGTCCTT CTTTGTTTCAATCTTTGTTATTCGAAGCTTGTGGTAGAACAGTGAATCCAGTAAACGGCGCTGTAGGCCTTTTGTGGACTGGAAATTGGCACGTCTGCCAAGCTGCAGTGGAAACAGTCCTGCGAGGAGGTACTTTACGGCCGATGCCTGACTTACTTACCGGCGGAGGATCTCCATCTTCATCTCCACCATCAGATGAGGCATCGGAGTTTGAAGTAGCCTGTACGGACATATGGAAGCTGCAGgatccaaatccaaatccaattCATCATTCTAGATTCTCGAATTCGAGATCTAGAGTCTCATCAAAAAGGAAAGGGACGGAGGAGCCGATGGTAGTAAATATGCGGCATGACGATCTTGATCTTCTGTTAACCCCAAGTACTTCTCAAAAAGGGTTTGCCGAAATCTGTCGACCGGGTACTCCTTCCATGAATTCGGAGGAGTCGGTGACTACGAATGCAACTTGCTTCGATAGTGCTGGATTTGGAGATCAGTATGGAAATGGAGGAGGAGAAACAAAGTTATTGAACTTATTTCTTTAG
- the LOC7476417 gene encoding uncharacterized protein LOC7476417 isoform X1, whose translation MEQHGARLVFPIDVKKKPWEQKLPLHNRWHPDIPPVAEVTVGELFRVEMVDFSGGRITKEYSAEDIKNADPSIVHYLSGPIRVLDEEGKPAQPGDLLAVEICNLGPLPGDEWGFTASFDRENGGGFLTDHFPCATKAIWYFEGIYAYSPQIPGVRFPGLTHPGIVGTAPSRELLNIWNEREREVEENGLKHLKLCEVLHSRPLANLPSTKGCHLGKIQKGTPEWEKIATEAARTIPGRENGGNCDIKNLSRGSKVYLPVFIEGANVSTGDMHFSQGDGEIAFCGAIEMSGFLELKCEIIKGGMKEYLTPMGPTLLHVNPIFEIGPVEPRFSEWLVFEGISVDESGRQHFLDASVAYKRAVLNAIDYLSKFGYSKEQMYLLLSCCPCEGRISGIVDSPNAVATFAIPTSIFDQDIRPKTKVPVGPRLVRTPDVLKCTYDGNLPITKNPSAMT comes from the exons ATGGAGCAACATGGTGCACGGCTGGTCTTTCCCATAGATGTCAAAAAGAAGCCATGGGAACAGAAACTTCCACTTCACAACCGGTGGCACCCAGACATACCGCCAGTCGCAGAGGTAACAGTCGGAGAGCTTTTCAGAGTTGAGATGGTTGACTTCAGTGGAGGTCGTATCACGAAAGAATACTCCGCAGAGGACATCAAGAACGCTGATCCCTCTATT GTTCACTATCTCAGTGGCCCAATTAGAGTTTTGGACGAGGAAGGGAAGCCAGCACAGCCAGGTGATCTACTTGCTGTTGAAATATGCAACTTGGGTCCTCTCCCTGGAGATGAATGGGGTTTTACAGCATCATTTGACAGAGAAAATGGAGGTGGTTTCTTGACTGACCACTTTCCTTGTGCAACCAAAGCTATTTGGTATTTTGAAGGAATCTATGCCTATTCGCCTCAAATACCAG GGGTTCGATTTCCAGGTCTGACTCACCCTGGAATAGTTGGTACTGCACCATCAAGGGAACTCCTGAACATATGGAATGAAAGGGAGAGAGAAGTAGAGGAAAATGGGCTCAAACATCTGAAGCTATGCGAAGTTTTGCATTCAAGACCACTGGCAAATCTACCATCAACAAAAGGTTGCCACCTAGGAAAG ATCCAAAAGGGTACGCCTGAATGGGAAAAGATTGCTACTGAGGCAGCAAGAACAATTCCAGGAAGAGAAAATGGAGGAAATTGTGACATAAAAAATCTTAGTAGAGGTTCGAAAGTGTATCTTCCAGTATTCATAGAAGGAGCAAATGTTAGCACTGGTGACATGCACTTCTCTCAGGGAGATGGTGAAATTGCCTTCTGTGGGGCGATTGAGATGAGTGGGTTCTTGGAGCTCAA GTGTGAAATCATAAAGGGTGGAATGAAAGAGTACCTTACCCCAATGGGGCCGACTCTTCTTCATGTGAACCCAATCTTTGAGATAGGCCCTGTGGAGCCAAGATTTTCAGAATGGTTGGTATTTGAAGGCATCAGTGTAGATGAGAGCGGAAGGCAGCACTTCCTTGATGCAAGTGTTGCATACAAGCGAGCAGTGCTCAATGCCATCGACTACCTCTCTAAATTTGGCTACTCCAAAGAACAG ATGTATCTTCTGCTATCATGTTGCCCATGTGAAGGAAGGATTTCTGGAATAGTCGATTCTCCTAATGCTGTTGCCACCTTTGCAATCCCAACATCTATCTTTGACCAG GATATTCGTCCAAAAACGAAGGTGCCAGTTGGACCCCGACTGGTGAGGACACCAGATGTGCTAAAGTGCACTTATGATGGAAACTTGCCCATAACTAAGAACCCCAGCGCCATGACTTGA
- the LOC7476417 gene encoding uncharacterized protein LOC7476417 isoform X2: MAPSTPRLVVPIDLKKKPWEQILPLHNRWHPGIPPVAEVKVGEVFRVEMVDWTGGMIKDNDSAIDVKTIDLSSVHYLSGPIRVLDEEGKPAQPGDLLAVEICNLGPLPGDEWGFTASFDRENGGGFLTDHFPCATKAIWYFEGIYAYSPQIPGVRFPGLTHPGIVGTAPSRELLNIWNEREREVEENGLKHLKLCEVLHSRPLANLPSTKGCHLGKIQKGTPEWEKIATEAARTIPGRENGGNCDIKNLSRGSKVYLPVFIEGANVSTGDMHFSQGDGEIAFCGAIEMSGFLELKCEIIKGGMKEYLTPMGPTLLHVNPIFEIGPVEPRFSEWLVFEGISVDESGRQHFLDASVAYKRAVLNAIDYLSKFGYSKEQMYLLLSCCPCEGRISGIVDSPNAVATFAIPTSIFDQDIRPKTKVPVGPRLVRTPDVLKCTYDGNLPITKNPSAMT; encoded by the exons ATGGCTCCTTCAACCCCAAGACTAGTAGTGCCAATAGACTTGAAGAAGAAGCCTTGGGAGCAAATACTCCCTCTCCACAACCGGTGGCATCCAGGAATACCACCGGTTGCTGAGGTTAAAGTCGGTGAGGTGTTTAGAGTGGAGATGGTTGACTGGACTGGAGGTATGATCAAAGATAATGATTCTGCAATTGATGTGAAAACCATAGACTTATCATCT GTTCACTATCTCAGTGGCCCAATTAGAGTTTTGGACGAGGAAGGGAAGCCAGCACAGCCAGGTGATCTACTTGCTGTTGAAATATGCAACTTGGGTCCTCTCCCTGGAGATGAATGGGGTTTTACAGCATCATTTGACAGAGAAAATGGAGGTGGTTTCTTGACTGACCACTTTCCTTGTGCAACCAAAGCTATTTGGTATTTTGAAGGAATCTATGCCTATTCGCCTCAAATACCAG GGGTTCGATTTCCAGGTCTGACTCACCCTGGAATAGTTGGTACTGCACCATCAAGGGAACTCCTGAACATATGGAATGAAAGGGAGAGAGAAGTAGAGGAAAATGGGCTCAAACATCTGAAGCTATGCGAAGTTTTGCATTCAAGACCACTGGCAAATCTACCATCAACAAAAGGTTGCCACCTAGGAAAG ATCCAAAAGGGTACGCCTGAATGGGAAAAGATTGCTACTGAGGCAGCAAGAACAATTCCAGGAAGAGAAAATGGAGGAAATTGTGACATAAAAAATCTTAGTAGAGGTTCGAAAGTGTATCTTCCAGTATTCATAGAAGGAGCAAATGTTAGCACTGGTGACATGCACTTCTCTCAGGGAGATGGTGAAATTGCCTTCTGTGGGGCGATTGAGATGAGTGGGTTCTTGGAGCTCAA GTGTGAAATCATAAAGGGTGGAATGAAAGAGTACCTTACCCCAATGGGGCCGACTCTTCTTCATGTGAACCCAATCTTTGAGATAGGCCCTGTGGAGCCAAGATTTTCAGAATGGTTGGTATTTGAAGGCATCAGTGTAGATGAGAGCGGAAGGCAGCACTTCCTTGATGCAAGTGTTGCATACAAGCGAGCAGTGCTCAATGCCATCGACTACCTCTCTAAATTTGGCTACTCCAAAGAACAG ATGTATCTTCTGCTATCATGTTGCCCATGTGAAGGAAGGATTTCTGGAATAGTCGATTCTCCTAATGCTGTTGCCACCTTTGCAATCCCAACATCTATCTTTGACCAG GATATTCGTCCAAAAACGAAGGTGCCAGTTGGACCCCGACTGGTGAGGACACCAGATGTGCTAAAGTGCACTTATGATGGAAACTTGCCCATAACTAAGAACCCCAGCGCCATGACTTGA